CGAGCGCAGAGCTCCCGCTTGGCCGCCTCGCTGTTCTCCTGCGGGGACAAGGGACAAGGGATGCCACCTCTGCGTCCCTCCAGCACCTGCAACATCCCAAGGCTTCCCTTCTCCGTGGGCTCCACCCCACTGCCGGCCATGCCCGGCTAAGGTTTCACCCTCGGGTTTTTGCGGggctcctttcctcctttcctcaccTCGGTGCTCTGGCAGGagtgctccagctgggaaatgatGGTCTGGATCCGGTCGTTCCCCGCCACGAGCATGGAGATGCAGTTGTTTAGCTCGGTCTGATGAGCGACAGAGAGAAGAAGTTTTAACTCCTGTGGAGACAGGAACTTCTCCCATCGCAGCCTGGGGACGGGCTGGGCATTGCTcgtccccagctctgctcccccacATCCCTCACCAGCCACGGCTGCTCTAAATATAGTCTGTCTCCTGGGCGAAGTCACCCGGGGGCTATTAATACCCCGTGAGGCAGTCCCGGAGTTATTTGTCActgtcccagctcagcacaTGGCCCGCAGCCCCCCCGGGTCCCCCCCACGGCACCTTCTGTCCCTGGAAAACGGTTTGCAGCGGGGCCACCTCGCAGTCCTTGTGGGCACCGAAGACTTTGCACATGGAGCAGGTGGGGACCTCGCAGGTGACGCAGTAGATGTTGATCCGCTCGTCCTCGTGCTCCTTGCACATGGGGTGCTCCCCCTTCTTCAGTGGTCTGCTGGAGAGGGCGGCACGGCACGGTGACGTCCCAGTCACAGTGACACCCACACCGGGGTGATGTCCCCGCTACAGGGACACCCCTGCCACCATGGTGTCCCCACTGCAGCGTCACCCCCACCATGGTGACACCCCCAACTGTCACCCCAAAGTCAGGTCCCCAGGAAAGAGGCCAGACCCTGGCATCATCCcacagctgttcctctgggagcCACCAGCCTCTGTGCCTCTGCAAACCCCAGCACGTCCCAGTTTAAGCCACCGTGGCGCTGGGCATGGCAGTGAGTGGCACCGGGGACGGGGGGGCTGCGATCCAGAGGTGCTGCACCAGGGCCTAATTTTagccctgtgctgcccagatTTATTGTCACCCATCGTGTGACCGGGGTGGGGACACCCAGAAACCCTCGGGGGTCCCAGATGGGGGCTGCAGCTCAATACTGCCATCCACAGCAaggagggacatggggacaagCCAGCACTCAGAAACAGGGACAGGCCTGGGCCCCCTGGCCCCCCCAGCAGCCACGGACACCTGCCACGTGCCAtcgtccctgtccccatggctcTCACACAATATTTACAGCGGTTCGGGGAATTTGGCCAGGGCCACTGCTCTGCCTTGAGAGCCTGtgacccctctgtccccccccccagctTCATCCTTGTATCCACTGGGCCCTCCCCCCAAAACCGTCCCTCTGCCCCTTATCAGCCCCAGTGCCTGCTGTCACGAGCAGAGCCTGGATTCCTTCCCCACACCTCTTATCTGCCACCGAATGTTCCAGCAAGAGCGCTGGGGGCAGCAGGACGTGCCCAGCTGCCACCACCCCCCAGGGACCTGCCATCCCCCTGGGACAAGCCAGAGGCACAAactgctggggcagaggggagaacTGGGTTGGGGGAGGAAGTTTTGAGTCAGGGGAGGAAGATTTTGGTCGAGACTTGAGTCAGGAAAAGATTTGAACCGGGGATCACTGAGCAGGAAGACCCCCAGGTGCGATCTCTTGGggtctcagtgctgctgctggggcctTGGAGGggcatccccatgtccccatgtccccatggcCACGCTGCCTGGCCGTGcccacctggagcactcctGCTTGTAGATGTCGATGATGTTCTCCACCAGCAGGTTCCTCTGCAGCCCGTAGACGCCGTGGCGGTCCAGCAGCACCTCGTGGCGGCACGAGGGGCACCGGAACCGGCCCCCCGAAATCAAGCTGCCCCGGCTCTGCCAGTATGGGTTGGCAGCCTGGGAGGGGAAGATGAACACGGGGGGGTCCATCAGTGTCCCCACAACACCCCGCTGCCCCCCAGCGTGGGCGTGGGGGCCCCGCTCACCTGGAAGACGTCGTTGGCGCACTTGCGGCAGAGGttgtgctggcagggcaggatcACCACGGGCTTGCTGAACATCTCCAGGCAGATGGGGCAGATGAGCTGCTTCTCCAGGCTCTCCATGGGGCTGCCATCCTGCAGGATACCGGCTTGGAAATCCATGGGCTCCTCAGGGCTCTCGTCCCAGCGCTCTCGCTGCCGGCAGCCCTCGCCCCGCTATTTATAAGTCGCTCTCTGTCACGCGGATCCCGATCGCGACGCGGTGTCGGGTGTCCCGAGACAGCACCTGTCACACGGTGCTGAGCCACGGCAAGGGCCGGTAAACAAGATGGGCACAGGCTGTCCAGGAGGCGCTGCCCGCCCGTGCCGCGGACGTGCCCAAACCGGAGCTGCGGGGTAAACAGGGCCACGCGGGCAAGTGGCTGCACGTCCCGAGACCCCAGAACATCAGAGTGGGGGCAAGGAGGGCGAAACACCAGCCCCGTGGTCATTAGGACATTGTGATAGTTCCAGAAATCTGGCAGAGCTGGCCCAGCCGCAGCAGGGGGTGGCTGGTACAGTTTGTCCCTTTCCCCACCCAAAACATGACCACTTCTGGGCTGCCGACACCTCGCCAGCGGCTCCCCGtgtgctgggaggggagaggcagctctggggagccgCAGCCCCCATGCCTGGCACATGCAGCGGggtgccccctccccaggcagaggCTGGGGGGCTCCTCCAGGAGTCCAGACCCAGAGGGGGCTGCTCAGGTTGCTCAggctgctcaggctgctccccacagccctggcacagccctggcacagccatgACCTAGCTGGCTCCGCTGCTGGGGTTCAAGAGCTGACCCAGAAACGGCTTGGGGGGTGCAGAGGGTGAGCACAGCCCTCGCTGAAAACAGCCCCGGACACGATTCCCCAGCTGGCTGGCCAGAGGCCAGTGCTGGCCACAGGGAGAGCTGTCAGCacgggcagctgcagctgcagagggtAACCCTACCCTTGGCACAGAGGGGTCACGATGGGGGGACGGGGTGGGGAGGGGTGGCAGCTGCGGTGCCCACAGCGACTGCGGGCAAGAGATGGTACAGGGGTGTGGGGGACACCTGGCTGCACAGGTATGGGGTACAGGGGGCACCTGGCTGCACAGGTATGGGGTACAGGGGTCCGCGAGCACACAGGTGTGCACGGGTACATGGAAAAATGGACGCACAAGTACCTGGATGTGTGACATAGGGCACCTGGGTGCACGGGCACACGGTGCCGGGGTGCACTgacccctcctgtccccaccccGGGCAGCCCCACAGGTGTTTCGGGCTCCCTCCGCCCCAGCTCACGTGTGGAGCGAGTGACTGCGCCGGGACCCGCTGAGCACATCTTGCAAAACTGTTCCCGTTCCGGCACTTGGGGCTCTGCCAGCGAGGCGCTGGCAGCAGAACGGGgctggctgggcacccgggaGGGCAGCGCAGGGGTCGGACCCTGCCCGGACCCAGACACGACCTGGCCCTGCCCTCGGTGACATTGATTAATTAATTGCTTCTGGACTCGATTAAGGGGATTCCCAGGAACGGAGGGGTTGTAATGCCCTAAGCAGCTTTCTGAACCCACAAGGGGCTCGTTGGCCCCTAATTGGCTTGGGACAGCTTAGGCAGGACCCAGGGCACTAATCACCCCCGGGAACCTTCCCAATTAACCCCGGAGAGCCCACTACAGGAACGAATCTCCCTCTGCTTGGTCTtcacagggctctgagcagtaGGTGGCCCTGGCTTCTCCCAGAATGTCCCTCTGGTGGCTTTGCAATGGTTGAGGAGCCCTGcgcccccagctcctgggcatGGGGGGcacttccagccctgcagcctgagGAGGAAAGGGGGCCATGGCGCAgaacaggggacagaggggcaaCAGCTCttgtgtcactgtcacagcaAGTCAGGGCACAACCAAAGGCGAGAGGGGctgtactgattttttttctggacgCCAAGAAATAAATCGTAGAGTCGCGGAATTGTTTGTTTTGGAAGGACATTAAAGCCCAcccggtgccacccctgccatggcagggacaccttccactgtcccaggctgctccagcctggcctgggacactgccagggatccaggggcagccacagctgctctgggcaccctgtgccagggcctgcccgccCTCACAGGCAACAATTCCATCCCAATtaacaaacagaaatttaagtaattaattgattaattaatGTCATTAAACGCCCACCGCACTCACCCCGCCCCGCCCCCTCATCTGACCAATCACAGGACAGCGTTCCCGGAGTAGGCGTGGTCACAGGGGTGGGCGTGGTCGCGCTGAGGGAGGCGGGCGGGCGGAGCGCAGCCCTAAGATGgcggccgggcggcggcggcggcggcgctgaggTAACGCGGCTTCTCCCGGCCTGCCTCGGCCCGGGGCCGGCCCCACGTCCTCTCTTTCCCCGGGGGGCTGGCAGCGGGCGGGATCCGCGCTGCACGTTGGGCGGGGGGGGTGCCCGGTACCCACTGCGGCGGGCAGGGCCCGTCGGGCCGGCATTATCCCCCGCTCTGGGGCGAGCGGTGTGCCGGTGCTTTCCTTCACGGCCGCAGGTGGGGGCCCGGTGCGGCCGCGCCGAGTAGGAGGGGTGCATCTATGTTATCTACATTACCTATGTATTTATATTATTCTCTAAGCGCCGCCCTTAACGCGGCgggcggcgctgcccgggccCGGTGTCCACTCGGCCGGCCCCGGGGCCCCGCGGCCGGAACGGGGccgggggcagccccgggctCGGCGCTGTGGCAGCTCCCGAAACGGGAGACGTCGTGTGCCCGCTCGGAACCCGCTGTGCCCGTGTGTGAGGAGCGCGACGCGGTGTTTTCCCCCCGGGAAAATTGAATTTCCGCTGGGAAACTGAAATTACAGCTCCTGCCCTTGTTGGCCCATCGGATCTCGATATCCCGGCTCTAATCTgaagctgcagccctgctaCAGGTGCAGCCTCGGCCCGTCCCATGAGTGGATTCTCCTGGTAACGCGTTCCTCACACACGGCACATCTTGGTTCAAATCCTTACTGCAAATGTCCCTTGCACAGCTTTGCTGAAAGGTTAAAATATCTCTGTAGCACTGCCTGAGACTGATGAtaccttttttctctctctttttctttttttttcttttttttttttttaaaaaaaattgcctaaAGCAGTGGAAATACTTGAAATCTTCCTACTAATAACAGGCCGTTTCAATGTGGTCCTTATTGCCTGACATAAAGAGAATTATCTTTATCACTGGCTGTCTTAAAGCTATTGTAGTTCTGATCCACCAGtgtgattttatttatatatttccttttggttttgcGTTTCGTTCTGTTTGACCAGTGATCCTTGGCTAGCCaagctcttatttttttattttaattattgctgTCTCTAGTCGGTGTCCcgttttggtttggttgtgtGAAGGTGGTGCTGGTGTTTGGTTTGTAATCTTGTAGGGCAGCGTACAGGGAGGGTCATAAATCTGCAGCAGggtttggtggcttttttttttttttccttctttttgtgtGCGTGTGTCTTTCTTGTTTTACTTTCAGAGCAGTAACTTAACTTTTGTCCTTGCTCTGTTGAGCAAAAGTGAAAGTTAGATGTTGGGTGCAAATTTCTGCAATCAGTTATCCTTTTTAACCTTTCATAGCAGTAGATTCCTCATGCGGGGGAGGCTTGGTGAAAAATCAGTCACCTCAAAAAGACAAATCGGGAGCGATtgaagctttctcttctctgagTAAAACAACTCAATTATAACAGAAACATTTGCTCCCGCAGCCACCTCCACAAAAAGGCAGTCAATTAAAATCCATTACTGCCCAACCAGGGGCTTCAGCTGGGACCTCCTGTGCtctccaggctggatggggagCATGACAGCCTCCTGTTATTCCTGCAGACGCTCACAGAAGACActgagggagaggagcaggagc
This region of Vidua macroura isolate BioBank_ID:100142 chromosome 25, ASM2450914v1, whole genome shotgun sequence genomic DNA includes:
- the TRIM63 gene encoding E3 ubiquitin-protein ligase TRIM63 isoform X3, with the translated sequence MDFQAGILQDGSPMESLEKQLICPICLEMFSKPVVILPCQHNLCRKCANDVFQAANPYWQSRGSLISGGRFRCPSCRHEVLLDRHGVYGLQRNLLVENIIDIYKQECSSRPLKKGEHPMCKEHEDERINIYCVTCEVPTCSMCKVFGAHKDCEVAPLQTVFQGQKTELNNCISMLVAGNDRIQTIISQLEHSCQSTEENSEAAKRELCARFDALAALLEEKKAELLQRISQEQADKTAFIQSLICQYKEQLEKSSRLVETAIQAAEETGGAAFLMNAKQLIKTIVEASKGGRLDKIEQGYESMDAFSVSLEHLTEAVHALDFDPEEDEEYFDGEEEEVEENAAPERTVMASL
- the TRIM63 gene encoding E3 ubiquitin-protein ligase TRIM63 isoform X1, with the protein product MDFQAGILQDGSPMESLEKQLICPICLEMFSKPVVILPCQHNLCRKCANDVFQAANPYWQSRGSLISGGRFRCPSCRHEVLLDRHGVYGLQRNLLVENIIDIYKQECSSRPLKKGEHPMCKEHEDERINIYCVTCEVPTCSMCKVFGAHKDCEVAPLQTVFQGQKTELNNCISMLVAGNDRIQTIISQLEHSCQSTEENSEAAKRELCARFDALAALLEEKKAELLQRISQEQADKTAFIQSLICQYKEQLEKSSRLVETAIQAAEETGGAAFLMNAKQLIKTIVEASKGGRLDKIEQGYESMDAFSVSLEHLTEAVHALDFDPAEEDEEYFDGEEEEVEENAAPERTVMASL
- the TRIM63 gene encoding E3 ubiquitin-protein ligase TRIM63 isoform X2, yielding MDFQAGILQDGSPMESLEKQLICPICLEMFSKPVVILPCQHNLCRKCANDVFQAANPYWQSRGSLISGGRFRCPSCRHEVLLDRHGVYGLQRNLLVENIIDIYKQECSRPLKKGEHPMCKEHEDERINIYCVTCEVPTCSMCKVFGAHKDCEVAPLQTVFQGQKTELNNCISMLVAGNDRIQTIISQLEHSCQSTEENSEAAKRELCARFDALAALLEEKKAELLQRISQEQADKTAFIQSLICQYKEQLEKSSRLVETAIQAAEETGGAAFLMNAKQLIKTIVEASKGGRLDKIEQGYESMDAFSVSLEHLTEAVHALDFDPAEEDEEYFDGEEEEVEENAAPERTVMASL